From Chryseobacterium sp. IHB B 17019, one genomic window encodes:
- a CDS encoding polysaccharide deacetylase family protein produces MPKRLIAEKIINLTPLKASYPLNYMIPVYHSVSDEHIPHIKHIINYKSRQQFEKDIDYMSKKFHFADWDFFKENHNKTATKPLALMTFDDGFYEFKDIVLPILERKGIYAINFINPAFTGDQDLMFRCKISLLIERLNEFSSVPEPLFKLLNLKNGSKTDIIRKLKSISYNHQDLINETAALLEFNFSDYLKNNKVYLDLEDLNYIKNKGFGIAAHSWDHPYYNELPVNEQIKNTTLSIQYMKENNFLDDIFAFPFTDFGVKNEFFVKLFHGNNNLKYTFGCAGLKLDSYPENLQRIPMENGLSAEDELKFQCLYFKLKKYINKNTIIRK; encoded by the coding sequence ATGCCCAAAAGATTAATCGCAGAGAAAATAATAAACCTTACCCCATTAAAAGCCAGCTACCCGCTGAACTATATGATTCCCGTTTATCATTCTGTTTCTGATGAGCACATCCCCCATATCAAGCACATTATCAACTATAAAAGCCGACAGCAGTTTGAAAAAGATATTGATTATATGTCGAAAAAATTTCATTTTGCAGACTGGGACTTTTTTAAGGAAAATCATAATAAAACAGCCACGAAACCTTTAGCATTAATGACTTTCGATGATGGATTTTATGAGTTTAAAGACATTGTTTTGCCGATATTGGAACGTAAAGGAATTTATGCAATTAATTTTATCAACCCCGCATTCACAGGTGATCAGGATTTGATGTTCAGGTGTAAAATAAGCTTGCTTATTGAAAGGCTTAATGAATTTTCTTCCGTTCCTGAACCTTTATTTAAATTATTAAACTTAAAAAACGGCTCCAAAACAGATATCATCCGTAAGCTAAAATCTATAAGCTACAATCATCAGGATCTTATCAATGAAACAGCCGCTTTACTGGAATTTAATTTTTCCGATTATCTTAAAAATAATAAAGTGTATCTTGATCTTGAAGACCTAAATTATATTAAAAACAAAGGTTTTGGAATTGCCGCACACAGCTGGGATCATCCTTATTACAACGAATTACCCGTAAATGAACAGATTAAAAACACTACCCTTTCCATTCAGTATATGAAAGAAAATAATTTTCTTGATGATATCTTTGCTTTTCCTTTTACCGATTTTGGTGTTAAAAATGAATTTTTCGTAAAATTGTTTCACGGAAATAATAACCTGAAATATACTTTTGGATGCGCCGGACTCAAACTTGACAGTTATCCTGAAAATTTGCAGCGAATTCCCATGGAAAATGGACTATCTGCAGAAGATGAATTAAAATTCCAATGTTTATATTTTAAACTTAAAAAGTATATTAATAAAAATACAATTATAAGAAAGTGA
- a CDS encoding SRPBCC family protein: MKHQLFREQQLNCDIQTAWKFFSSASNLSEITPKDMNFTVLTHFENDEIFEGMIIDYLVSPLFGIKMKWKTEIIQVDFQKSFTDFQRKGPYKIWHHHHEFIENENGVLMKDTVDYELPFGFLGEIAHSVLVKKKLENIFDYRYKILEERFNK, from the coding sequence ATGAAACACCAGCTCTTTCGCGAACAGCAATTAAACTGTGATATACAAACCGCATGGAAATTCTTTTCCTCCGCAAGCAATTTGTCTGAAATTACTCCAAAAGATATGAATTTCACTGTGCTTACGCATTTTGAAAACGATGAAATCTTTGAAGGAATGATCATTGATTATCTTGTTTCACCGTTATTTGGAATCAAAATGAAATGGAAAACTGAGATTATCCAGGTTGATTTTCAAAAGAGCTTTACAGATTTTCAGAGGAAAGGGCCATACAAGATCTGGCATCATCATCATGAATTTATTGAAAATGAAAATGGTGTTCTCATGAAGGATACTGTTGATTATGAGTTGCCTTTTGGCTTTTTGGGAGAAATTGCTCATTCAGTTCTTGTAAAGAAAAAACTTGAAAATATCTTTGATTATCGATATAAAATCTTAGAGGAAAGATTTAATAAATAA
- a CDS encoding GNAT family N-acetyltransferase, which translates to MDKLINSHRFDSFSFKPISHHRAVSHIHNPRAADDDTLLILAIDGDKLAGYIGILPDFIFYRNQKTKIGWLSTLFVHPDFRGKRIAQQLLAEACSQYEDKILITEFTPEAESMYVKSNRFEYVKPLEGYTYHYRANLTKILPQKKTFWEKYTSLLKGLDSTINLFTTPVLRLFTSKKKYKVTNKPDAESLDFIAKNQLNNSFHRNTDEISWIVNYPWILNSNLNDGKYLFSSFAKEFKYVFIKMYDEKDILSSLMMLTVRDQQAKLQYKFGDYDNKVCAEILHQFIIKNKINSLICYDETINFHLKKEPALYKKTRIRKYQMTKSLKVALGNDFRFEVFGGDGDCVFT; encoded by the coding sequence TTGGACAAATTGATAAATTCCCATCGGTTTGATTCCTTTTCTTTCAAACCAATTTCCCATCACAGAGCGGTATCTCACATTCATAATCCCCGAGCTGCAGATGATGACACCTTGCTTATACTTGCTATTGATGGCGATAAGCTGGCCGGATATATCGGGATTTTGCCGGACTTTATATTTTACAGAAATCAAAAGACAAAAATTGGGTGGCTGAGTACGCTGTTTGTACACCCTGATTTCAGAGGAAAAAGGATAGCCCAACAACTGCTTGCAGAAGCCTGCAGTCAATATGAGGACAAAATTCTCATCACAGAATTCACCCCCGAAGCAGAAAGCATGTACGTAAAAAGTAACCGCTTTGAATATGTGAAGCCATTAGAAGGATATACTTATCACTACCGCGCAAATTTGACGAAAATTTTACCACAAAAGAAAACTTTCTGGGAAAAATATACATCATTACTGAAAGGTCTGGATAGTACTATAAATCTCTTCACAACACCCGTTCTGAGACTTTTTACATCAAAGAAAAAATACAAGGTAACTAACAAACCGGACGCAGAATCACTGGATTTTATAGCTAAAAATCAACTTAATAATAGTTTTCACAGGAATACCGACGAAATCTCATGGATCGTGAATTATCCGTGGATTCTCAACAGTAATTTAAATGATGGCAAATACCTGTTTTCGTCTTTTGCAAAGGAATTTAAGTATGTTTTCATCAAGATGTATGATGAAAAAGATATTCTAAGCAGTCTGATGATGCTTACTGTAAGGGATCAACAGGCAAAACTGCAGTATAAATTCGGCGATTATGACAATAAAGTATGCGCTGAAATCCTACATCAATTTATCATTAAAAATAAAATAAACAGCCTGATCTGCTACGATGAAACCATTAATTTCCACTTAAAAAAAGAACCTGCACTATACAAAAAAACACGCATCAGGAAGTATCAGATGACAAAAAGTTTGAAGGTTGCCTTAGGAAATGATTTTCGTTTTGAGGTTTTTGGTGGTGATGGGGATTGTGTGTTTACCTAA
- a CDS encoding succinate dehydrogenase cytochrome b subunit, with translation MAKQILDSSIMRKVAMGLSGFFLISFLMLHVSLNFTSVISADLFNKISHFMGYNPLVQYIGQPILIFGLVFHFVMGFILEIQNRKARPVRYAYNASSTNSTWSSRNMIISGAVILSYFCLHWYDFWFQELNYKFIEMNVPDETRYYEELVHKFQNPVRTFLYCCAFVLLGFHLWHGFYSSMQSVGFNNKYARALANFGKYFAIFVPACFIFIALFHHFIG, from the coding sequence ATGGCAAAACAAATCCTTGATTCATCTATCATGAGGAAGGTGGCAATGGGGCTTTCCGGCTTCTTCCTTATAAGTTTCCTGATGCTGCATGTATCTTTGAATTTCACTTCAGTGATCAGTGCGGATCTTTTTAATAAGATTTCACATTTTATGGGATATAATCCTTTGGTGCAATATATAGGGCAGCCGATCCTTATTTTTGGGCTGGTCTTTCATTTTGTAATGGGTTTTATTCTGGAAATTCAAAATCGTAAAGCGAGACCGGTTCGATACGCTTATAATGCGAGCTCTACGAACAGTACGTGGAGTTCCAGGAATATGATAATTTCCGGAGCCGTGATTCTGTCGTATTTTTGTTTGCACTGGTATGATTTCTGGTTTCAGGAACTGAATTATAAATTTATAGAAATGAATGTTCCCGATGAGACAAGATATTATGAAGAATTGGTGCATAAATTTCAAAATCCGGTGCGCACATTTTTGTATTGCTGTGCTTTTGTACTTCTTGGTTTCCACCTGTGGCACGGCTTTTACTCATCAATGCAGTCGGTAGGATTTAATAATAAATATGCAAGGGCTTTGGCGAATTTCGGGAAATATTTTGCGATTTTTGTTCCGGCCTGTTTTATTTTTATTGCTTTGTTTCATCATTTTATCGGTTGA
- the queG gene encoding tRNA epoxyqueuosine(34) reductase QueG: MNSTAEKYSQLIKSKAKSFGFQNCGISKADFLEEDAKPLEKWLKNNFHGEMKYMENYFDKRLDPRLLVEGSKSVISLSYNYFPKEKISTIENFKISKYAYAEDYHEVIKEILRELVSELQEEIGEFGFRVFVDSAPVLERSWAKKSGIGWVGKNANLITKQSGSFYFLAEIICDLELLPDHETTDHCGTCRKCIDACPTDAIVSEKIIDGSKCISYATIELKNEIPDYFKDKMDDWMFGCDVCQDVCPWNRFSVPNTQSRFNPNEALKNFKKGEWKELTQELFSEIFKKSPVKRTKFSGLKRNIEFLEKSSGKI, from the coding sequence ATGAATTCAACTGCTGAAAAATATTCTCAATTAATAAAATCCAAGGCAAAAAGTTTTGGCTTTCAAAATTGTGGTATTTCAAAAGCAGATTTTTTGGAAGAAGATGCCAAACCATTGGAGAAATGGCTAAAGAATAATTTTCATGGAGAAATGAAATACATGGAAAATTATTTTGATAAAAGACTTGATCCGAGGTTACTTGTTGAGGGCTCAAAATCAGTCATTTCGCTTTCATATAATTACTTTCCTAAAGAAAAAATTTCTACCATTGAGAATTTTAAGATCTCAAAATATGCTTATGCGGAAGATTATCATGAAGTCATTAAAGAAATTCTCCGCGAATTGGTGAGTGAATTACAGGAAGAAATAGGAGAGTTTGGGTTTCGGGTTTTTGTAGATTCGGCGCCGGTTCTGGAAAGAAGCTGGGCCAAGAAATCCGGGATAGGATGGGTCGGGAAAAATGCTAACTTAATTACAAAACAAAGCGGATCCTTTTATTTTTTAGCCGAAATTATCTGTGATTTGGAATTACTTCCAGATCATGAAACCACCGACCACTGCGGAACTTGCAGAAAATGTATCGACGCTTGTCCTACTGATGCAATTGTATCAGAAAAGATCATTGACGGCAGTAAATGTATTTCTTATGCCACCATCGAATTAAAAAACGAAATACCTGATTATTTTAAAGATAAAATGGACGACTGGATGTTTGGCTGCGATGTTTGTCAGGATGTCTGTCCGTGGAACAGGTTTTCGGTTCCCAATACTCAAAGTAGATTCAACCCGAATGAAGCCTTAAAAAACTTTAAAAAAGGGGAGTGGAAAGAACTTACGCAGGAATTATTCTCAGAAATTTTTAAAAAATCTCCCGTAAAGCGTACAAAATTTTCAGGTTTGAAGCGAAATATTGAATTTTTGGAGAAGTCTTCCGGTAAAATTTAG
- a CDS encoding murein L,D-transpeptidase catalytic domain-containing protein, producing MDRQTPEVTAEKRPGIDVNKTKLKAKEALQFCKSKNLNTDFCILIDMELHSGIKRFFIWDFKKDVVSKQYLVGHGCGSNSWSKDHSKDNPKFSNEDGSHLSALGKYKLEGRGYSDWGIHVKYLMHGLEETNNNALKRFIVFHSWDLMSDKEVFPDGSPEGWGCPTVSNNAMKEIDPMLQNARKPVLMWIYN from the coding sequence GTGGATCGGCAAACTCCTGAAGTCACTGCTGAAAAAAGACCCGGAATTGATGTGAATAAAACAAAGCTGAAGGCCAAAGAAGCACTACAGTTTTGCAAATCGAAGAACTTAAATACAGATTTTTGTATTCTGATTGATATGGAGTTGCATTCCGGGATCAAACGGTTTTTTATCTGGGATTTTAAAAAGGATGTTGTTTCAAAACAATATCTGGTTGGCCACGGTTGTGGATCAAATAGCTGGAGTAAGGACCATTCAAAAGACAATCCGAAATTCAGTAACGAGGATGGAAGTCACCTTTCGGCTTTAGGGAAATATAAGCTGGAAGGGCGTGGATACAGTGATTGGGGAATTCATGTAAAATATTTAATGCATGGTTTGGAAGAAACCAATAACAACGCTTTAAAAAGATTCATCGTTTTTCATTCGTGGGATCTGATGAGTGATAAAGAAGTTTTTCCGGACGGTTCACCGGAAGGGTGGGGCTGTCCCACGGTTTCAAATAATGCGATGAAGGAAATTGACCCGATGCTGCAGAATGCCAGGAAACCGGTTTTGATGTGGATTTATAATTAA
- a CDS encoding TIGR02117 family protein, with protein MKKMLFLILKALGIIVGIVILYIALGYLLPFIEVSAKDDGQKKEIPVYIYTNGVHTDIVMPVKNGLQDWGAKIPFTNTKSRQTDYNFVGIGWGDKGFYLDTPTWADLKFSTAFKAAFWLSESAMHCTYYKEMKVGNDCKMIMISRNQYKKLAEFVENKFDKDENGNFVLIPTDAVYGNNDAFYDAKGKYSFLNTCNTWSNNALKAAEQKAALWTPSDYGIFLHYK; from the coding sequence GTGAAAAAGATGCTGTTTCTTATTCTCAAAGCTTTAGGAATTATTGTAGGAATCGTTATTTTGTACATAGCGTTGGGCTATTTGCTGCCTTTTATTGAAGTTTCGGCAAAAGATGACGGCCAAAAAAAGGAAATCCCTGTGTATATTTATACGAATGGGGTTCACACTGATATCGTGATGCCTGTAAAGAATGGTCTGCAGGATTGGGGCGCCAAAATACCTTTTACCAATACAAAATCCCGACAGACGGATTATAATTTTGTCGGAATCGGATGGGGCGACAAAGGTTTCTATCTTGATACGCCAACCTGGGCAGATCTGAAATTTTCAACAGCTTTCAAAGCAGCCTTCTGGCTGAGCGAATCGGCAATGCACTGTACTTATTATAAAGAAATGAAGGTGGGTAACGACTGCAAAATGATCATGATCAGTAGAAATCAGTACAAAAAGCTGGCAGAATTTGTTGAAAATAAGTTCGACAAAGATGAAAACGGAAATTTCGTTTTGATTCCTACCGATGCGGTTTACGGTAACAACGATGCTTTTTACGACGCAAAGGGAAAATACAGTTTCCTGAATACCTGCAATACCTGGTCAAACAACGCTTTAAAAGCCGCCGAACAGAAGGCTGCCTTGTGGACTCCTTCAGATTATGGTATTTTCCTTCATTACAAATAA
- a CDS encoding nuclear transport factor 2 family protein, translated as MNLSNKEILEKANAAVSKGNYEEFLSFCTDDTVWTFIGEQTLTGKEEVRKYMEKAYAEPPKFDVENLIADGDFVTAVGKISMKDEHSKMITYDYCDVWKFKDGKMWELKAFVIAAESTEN; from the coding sequence ATGAACCTAAGCAACAAAGAAATTCTGGAAAAAGCAAACGCTGCTGTTTCCAAAGGCAATTATGAGGAGTTTTTATCTTTTTGTACAGATGATACCGTCTGGACATTTATAGGCGAACAAACGCTGACCGGCAAAGAAGAAGTCCGGAAATATATGGAAAAAGCATATGCAGAACCTCCAAAATTTGATGTTGAAAACCTCATCGCCGATGGTGATTTCGTAACAGCAGTAGGCAAAATCAGCATGAAAGATGAGCACAGCAAAATGATTACGTATGATTACTGCGATGTATGGAAATTTAAGGACGGTAAAATGTGGGAATTAAAGGCATTCGTTATAGCAGCGGAATCCACGGAAAATTAG